From Streptomyces chrestomyceticus JCM 4735, one genomic window encodes:
- the hisC gene encoding histidinol-phosphate transaminase, producing MSEKSPKLRAALDGIPTYKPGKPAATGGPVTYKLSSNENPYPPLPGVLESAVAAAGAFNRYPDMACTGLMTELSEHFSVPVEHLATGTGSVGVAQQLVQSTAGPGDEVIYAWRSFEAYPIVTQVAGATSVQVPLTSGEVHDLDAMYEAITDRTRLIFVCNPNNPTGTVVRRAELEAFLDRVPSDILIVLDEAYQEFNRDADVPNGLDLYRDRPNVCVLRTFSKAYGLAGLRIGFAVAHEPVAAALRKTAVPFGVSQLAQEAAVASLRSEGALMERVDALVTERARVCEALAAQGWTVPETHANFVWLRLGDRTLDFAAACEKAGVVVRPFPGEGVRVTIGETAAMDLFLQAAEQFRKEL from the coding sequence GTGAGCGAGAAGAGCCCGAAGCTGCGCGCTGCGCTGGACGGCATCCCCACCTACAAGCCCGGCAAGCCGGCTGCGACGGGCGGTCCCGTCACGTACAAGCTGTCCTCCAACGAGAACCCGTACCCGCCGCTGCCGGGTGTCCTGGAGAGCGCCGTGGCCGCGGCCGGGGCCTTCAACCGTTACCCGGACATGGCCTGTACAGGCCTGATGACCGAGCTGTCGGAGCACTTCTCGGTGCCGGTCGAGCACCTGGCGACGGGCACCGGTTCGGTGGGGGTGGCCCAGCAACTGGTGCAGTCGACGGCCGGTCCGGGCGACGAAGTGATCTACGCATGGCGCTCCTTCGAGGCGTACCCGATCGTCACCCAGGTCGCCGGTGCCACGTCCGTACAGGTACCGCTGACCTCCGGTGAGGTGCACGACCTGGACGCGATGTACGAGGCGATAACCGACCGGACCCGGCTGATCTTCGTCTGCAACCCCAACAACCCCACCGGCACCGTCGTCCGCCGGGCGGAGCTGGAGGCGTTCCTGGACCGGGTGCCGAGCGACATCCTGATCGTGCTGGACGAGGCGTACCAGGAGTTCAACCGCGACGCGGACGTGCCGAACGGCCTGGACCTGTACCGGGACCGCCCCAACGTCTGTGTGCTGCGGACCTTCTCCAAGGCGTACGGGCTCGCCGGCCTGCGGATCGGCTTCGCGGTGGCCCACGAGCCGGTGGCGGCCGCGCTGCGCAAGACGGCCGTGCCGTTCGGCGTGAGCCAGCTCGCGCAGGAGGCGGCGGTGGCGTCGCTGCGCAGCGAGGGCGCGCTGATGGAGCGGGTGGACGCGCTGGTCACGGAGCGGGCGCGGGTCTGCGAGGCGCTGGCCGCGCAGGGCTGGACGGTCCCCGAGACGCACGCCAACTTCGTCTGGCTGCGGTTGGGCGACCGCACGCTCGACTTCGCGGCGGCGTGCGAGAAGGCGGGCGTGGTGGTGCGCCCGTTCCCCGGTGAGGGGGTGCGGGTGACGATCGGCGAGACGGCGGCGATGGACCTGTTCCTGCAGGCGGCCGAGCAGTTCCGCAAGGAGCTGTGA
- a CDS encoding GAF domain-containing protein, whose product MEAATEATRSLQGLSTELTARVPQLLEAMRTVGAGLDLHITLDRIVETAAELADARYAAIGIIDEAREGLSDFVTYGVSAEEHARIGALPDGHKGLLGALIHDPKALRLADLTQDVRSAGFPPGHPPMRTFLGVPIRVQGEIFGNLYLTEKRGGGEFSEGDLHMVRVLATEAGIAIGNARMYAATRQRERWIDGAAAVTTALLAGSDVDDALAVVAEQARKLADSAAGIVLLPAADGGLEIVAASADDPAGLIGTHMPAESPVAAQLLAGEPVFVEDSATDPRMVTDVASRFGPSMLLPLRSGGRVLGTLATPRERGDRPFTTAERTLATQFAAQAALALVLADAQRDRERLAVYEDRDRIARDLHDLVIQRLFATGMMLESAQRRAVVPEVQEGIGKAVDELDVTIQEIRTAIFALQQGPAEAPSGLRTRVLREIGTAAVPLGFQPSANFVGPVDARVGELTGKNLIAALREALSNAFRHADASRIEVVVDSTIKLPDGRDGVRLTVADDGVGIPDGGRRSGLRNLAKRAESLGGSSTYGPGLGEGGAGTMVTWEAPL is encoded by the coding sequence ATGGAAGCGGCCACCGAGGCGACCCGCAGCCTCCAGGGCCTGTCGACCGAGCTGACCGCACGGGTACCGCAGCTCCTGGAGGCGATGCGTACCGTCGGCGCGGGCCTGGATCTGCACATCACCCTGGACCGGATCGTGGAGACCGCCGCCGAGCTGGCCGACGCCCGCTACGCCGCGATCGGGATCATCGACGAGGCGCGGGAGGGCCTGTCGGACTTCGTGACGTACGGCGTCAGTGCCGAGGAGCACGCCCGGATCGGCGCGCTGCCGGACGGGCACAAGGGGCTGCTCGGCGCCCTCATCCATGACCCGAAGGCGCTACGGCTGGCGGACCTCACCCAGGACGTGCGGTCGGCGGGCTTTCCGCCGGGACACCCGCCGATGCGGACCTTCCTCGGGGTGCCGATCCGCGTCCAGGGGGAGATTTTCGGCAACCTCTATCTGACCGAGAAGCGTGGGGGCGGCGAGTTCAGCGAGGGCGATCTGCACATGGTGCGGGTGCTCGCCACCGAGGCGGGCATCGCCATCGGCAACGCGCGGATGTACGCGGCGACGCGGCAGCGGGAGCGGTGGATCGACGGCGCGGCCGCCGTGACCACCGCGCTGCTGGCCGGCAGCGACGTGGACGACGCGCTCGCGGTCGTCGCCGAACAGGCCCGCAAGCTGGCCGACTCCGCGGCCGGCATCGTGCTGCTGCCCGCGGCGGACGGCGGACTGGAGATCGTCGCGGCGTCGGCGGACGATCCCGCCGGCCTCATCGGCACCCACATGCCGGCCGAGAGCCCGGTGGCCGCGCAACTGCTGGCCGGCGAGCCGGTGTTCGTGGAGGACTCGGCCACCGACCCGCGGATGGTCACGGACGTCGCGTCGCGGTTCGGCCCCAGCATGCTGCTGCCCCTCAGGAGCGGCGGCCGGGTGCTGGGCACACTGGCGACACCGCGGGAGCGCGGCGACCGCCCCTTCACCACCGCCGAACGCACGCTGGCCACCCAGTTCGCCGCCCAGGCCGCGCTGGCGCTCGTGCTGGCCGACGCGCAGCGCGACCGCGAGCGGCTGGCCGTCTACGAGGACCGCGACCGGATCGCCCGTGATCTGCACGACCTGGTCATCCAGCGGCTCTTCGCGACCGGGATGATGCTGGAGAGCGCGCAGCGCAGGGCGGTCGTGCCGGAGGTGCAGGAGGGCATCGGCAAGGCCGTCGACGAGCTCGACGTCACCATCCAGGAGATCCGTACCGCGATCTTCGCGCTGCAACAGGGCCCGGCCGAGGCGCCGTCCGGGCTGCGGACCCGGGTGCTGCGGGAGATCGGGACCGCCGCCGTGCCGCTCGGCTTCCAGCCGTCGGCGAACTTCGTCGGCCCGGTGGACGCCCGCGTCGGCGAGCTGACCGGCAAGAACCTGATCGCCGCGCTGCGCGAGGCGCTGTCCAACGCGTTCCGGCACGCGGACGCCTCGCGCATCGAGGTCGTCGTGGACTCGACGATCAAGCTGCCGGACGGCCGGGACGGCGTACGGCTGACGGTCGCCGACGACGGCGTGGGCATCCCGGACGGCGGCCGGCGCAGCGGCCTGCGCAACCTCGCGAAGCGGGCCGAGTCGCTGGGCGGGTCCAGTACGTACGGGCCGGGCCTGGGGGAGGGCGGGGCGGGGACGATGGTGACCTGGGAAGCGCCGCTCTGA
- the cydB gene encoding cytochrome d ubiquinol oxidase subunit II — protein sequence MELHDVWFVLIAVLWTGYFFLEGFDFGIGVLTKLLARDRSERRVLINTIGPVWDGNEVWLLSAGGATFAAFPEWYATLFSGFYLPLLLILICLIVRGVAFEYRVKRPEERWQRNWEHAIFWCSLLPAFLWGVAFGNIVRGVQIDAHKEYVGSVLDLLNPYALLGGLVTLTLFTFHGAVFASLKTLGGIRERARRTATVLGLVTAVLAVVFLGWTQLDKGDTASLVAMAVAVVALVAGLVMNHRGREGWSFAFSGVTIVAAVAMLFLTLFPNVMPSSLNESWNLTVSNASSSAYTLKIMTWCAGIATPIVMLYQGWTYWVFRKRIGTQHIADAH from the coding sequence GTGGAACTCCATGACGTCTGGTTCGTACTCATCGCCGTGCTGTGGACCGGGTACTTCTTCCTCGAAGGATTCGACTTCGGCATCGGCGTCCTGACCAAGCTGCTCGCCCGGGACCGGAGCGAGCGGCGGGTCCTGATCAACACCATCGGCCCGGTCTGGGACGGCAACGAGGTGTGGCTGCTCAGCGCGGGCGGCGCGACCTTCGCCGCCTTCCCGGAGTGGTACGCCACCCTGTTCTCCGGCTTCTACCTGCCGCTGCTGCTCATCCTGATCTGCCTGATCGTGCGCGGTGTCGCCTTCGAGTACCGCGTCAAGCGGCCCGAGGAGCGCTGGCAGCGCAACTGGGAGCACGCCATCTTCTGGTGCTCGCTGCTCCCCGCGTTCCTGTGGGGTGTGGCCTTCGGCAACATCGTGCGGGGCGTGCAGATCGACGCGCACAAGGAGTACGTCGGCAGCGTCCTGGACCTGCTGAACCCGTACGCCCTGCTCGGCGGCCTGGTCACGCTGACCCTGTTCACCTTCCACGGCGCGGTCTTCGCCTCGCTGAAGACGCTGGGCGGCATCCGCGAGCGAGCCCGCCGGACGGCCACCGTCCTGGGCCTGGTCACCGCCGTGCTGGCGGTCGTCTTCCTGGGCTGGACCCAGCTCGACAAGGGTGACACCGCGTCCCTGGTCGCGATGGCCGTCGCGGTGGTGGCGCTGGTCGCCGGGCTGGTGATGAACCACCGCGGGCGGGAGGGCTGGTCGTTCGCGTTCTCCGGCGTCACGATCGTCGCCGCGGTCGCGATGCTGTTCCTGACGCTCTTCCCGAACGTGATGCCGTCCTCGCTGAACGAGAGCTGGAACCTCACGGTCTCCAACGCCTCGTCCAGTGCGTACACGTTGAAGATCATGACGTGGTGCGCGGGCATCGCCACCCCGATCGTCATGCTCTACCAGGGCTGGACCTACTGGGTCTTCCGCAAGCGGATCGGTACGCAGCACATCGCCGACGCCCACTAG
- the cydD gene encoding thiol reductant ABC exporter subunit CydD: MKPVDPRLLRYARATRFFLAAVVVLGLAGSGLVIGQAMLIAEVVVGAFQRDLDLAGLSTPVMLLVLVSVGRGLVAWLTELAAHRASAAVKSELRTRLLTQAAAGLGPGWLSTQRSGELTTLATRGIDALDDYFARYLPQLGLAVVVPVAVLARIVAGDWISAAIIVVTLPLIPLFMILIGWATQNRMDRQWRLLSRLSGHFLDVVAGLPTLKVFGRAKAQAASIRAITGEYRRATLRTLRIAFLSSFALELLATLSVALVAVGIGMRLVHGDLDLYTGLLVLILAPEAYLPLRQVGAQYHAAAEGLAAAEEIFAVLETPPRTTGDEPVPDSTALSVEGLVVRHPGRSQPSLAETSFEVRPGETVALVGPSGAGKSTLLNVLLGFAAPAAGRVRAGGRDLATVDPEAWRRQIAWVAQRPYLFAGTIADNVRLARPDADDSALRAALRDAGALDFVSALPDGAETVLGEGGSGLSAGQRQRLALARAFLADRPVLLLDEPTANLDGETEAGIVDAVRRLAAGRTVLLVVHRPALLTVADRTVRLAGPVVEAAAPQAQELATPVEPARESPDEAARDDLAASEPADGPDVVPGARRPALARLRGLARARWGRLGLALLLGSLALGSAVGLMATSGWLISRAAQHPPVLYLMVAVTATRAFGIGRAVFRYAERLVAHDAVFRMLADVRVAVFRRLERLAPAGLRARSSGDLLSRLVADVDAVQDYFLRWLLPVGAAVVVGAGSVGFTAWLLPEAGALLAAGLLLAGVGVPALSAVLARRAERQLSPARGVLSAHVLDLLTGTAELTVSGALASRVDRTRRADRDLTRIASRSAAAAGAGAGLSALLCGLTVAAAAVVGVQAVHEGRLTGVCLAVVVLVPLAAFEAVAGLPLAVQYRQRTRRAAERVFEVLDAPEPVTEPAGPVAVPLPDSPFPMVVEGLTARYPGQSVPALDGVGFVLPAGRRLVVVGPSGSGKTTLAQVLLRFLDREAGSYTLSGVDAAAADGDAVRRQVGLCAQDAHLFDSSVRENLRLARPGAGEGDLWDALTRARLADWVRSLPNGLDTMVGEHGARLSGGQRQRLALARALLADFPVLVLDEPAEHLDLATADALTADLLAATEGRTTVLITHRLEGLEAVDEVLVLDEGRPVQHGTYAELAVADGPFRRMRERELAVDARAGVRGIADTRPADTVNG; the protein is encoded by the coding sequence GTGAAACCCGTCGACCCGCGCCTGCTGCGGTACGCCCGCGCCACCCGTTTCTTCCTCGCGGCGGTGGTGGTCCTCGGGCTGGCCGGCTCGGGACTGGTCATCGGCCAGGCCATGCTCATCGCCGAAGTCGTCGTCGGCGCCTTCCAGCGCGACCTCGATCTCGCGGGCCTGAGCACACCGGTGATGCTGCTCGTACTGGTCTCCGTCGGCCGTGGTCTGGTGGCCTGGCTGACGGAACTGGCCGCGCACCGGGCGAGCGCGGCGGTCAAGTCCGAGCTGCGTACGCGGCTGCTGACGCAGGCGGCGGCCGGTCTGGGGCCGGGCTGGCTGAGCACCCAGCGGTCCGGGGAACTCACCACCCTCGCCACCCGCGGTATCGACGCCCTCGACGACTACTTCGCGCGTTACCTGCCGCAACTGGGCCTGGCGGTCGTGGTGCCCGTCGCGGTACTGGCGCGGATCGTCGCAGGCGACTGGATCTCGGCCGCGATCATCGTCGTGACGCTGCCGCTGATCCCGCTGTTCATGATCCTCATCGGCTGGGCCACGCAGAACCGCATGGACCGCCAGTGGCGGCTGCTGTCGCGGCTGTCGGGCCACTTCCTGGACGTGGTCGCCGGGCTGCCCACACTGAAGGTCTTCGGCCGGGCCAAGGCGCAGGCCGCGTCCATCCGTGCCATCACCGGCGAGTACCGCCGCGCCACGCTGCGCACCCTGCGGATCGCCTTCCTGTCCTCCTTCGCGCTGGAACTGCTCGCCACGCTCTCGGTCGCGCTGGTCGCGGTCGGCATCGGGATGCGGCTGGTGCACGGCGATCTGGACCTGTACACGGGCCTGCTGGTGCTGATCCTGGCGCCCGAGGCGTATCTGCCGTTGCGGCAGGTCGGAGCGCAGTACCACGCGGCGGCCGAGGGTCTGGCGGCGGCGGAGGAGATCTTCGCGGTGCTGGAGACGCCGCCGCGTACGACGGGCGACGAGCCCGTTCCCGACAGCACCGCGCTGTCCGTCGAGGGACTCGTCGTGCGCCACCCCGGCCGCTCCCAACCCTCGCTCGCCGAGACGTCGTTCGAGGTCAGGCCCGGTGAGACGGTGGCACTCGTCGGCCCCTCCGGTGCGGGCAAGTCGACCTTGCTGAACGTCCTCCTCGGCTTCGCCGCGCCCGCGGCGGGACGGGTACGGGCCGGCGGCCGGGACCTCGCCACCGTCGACCCGGAGGCCTGGCGGCGGCAGATCGCCTGGGTGGCGCAGCGCCCGTACCTCTTCGCGGGCACCATCGCCGACAACGTGCGGCTGGCCCGCCCCGATGCGGACGACTCGGCGCTACGGGCCGCGCTCCGCGACGCCGGGGCCCTGGACTTCGTCTCCGCGCTGCCCGACGGCGCGGAGACCGTACTCGGCGAGGGCGGTTCCGGCCTGTCGGCGGGGCAGCGGCAACGCCTGGCCCTGGCCCGCGCGTTCCTGGCCGACCGCCCGGTCCTGCTGCTCGACGAGCCGACCGCGAACCTGGACGGCGAGACGGAGGCGGGCATCGTCGACGCGGTACGCCGCCTGGCGGCCGGCCGCACGGTGCTGCTGGTCGTCCACCGGCCCGCGCTACTGACGGTGGCGGACCGTACGGTGCGGCTGGCGGGTCCGGTGGTGGAGGCGGCGGCGCCGCAGGCGCAGGAGCTTGCCACGCCCGTGGAGCCCGCACGGGAGAGCCCCGACGAAGCCGCACGCGACGATCTTGCGGCCTCGGAGCCCGCGGACGGCCCGGACGTCGTACCCGGGGCCCGGCGTCCGGCGTTGGCGCGGCTGCGGGGCCTGGCGCGGGCCCGCTGGGGCCGGCTCGGACTGGCGCTGCTGCTGGGCAGCCTGGCGCTGGGCAGCGCCGTGGGCCTGATGGCCACGTCCGGATGGCTCATCTCCCGGGCGGCGCAGCACCCGCCCGTCCTGTACCTGATGGTGGCGGTCACCGCGACGCGGGCCTTCGGCATCGGCCGGGCCGTGTTCCGGTACGCGGAGCGGCTGGTGGCGCACGACGCCGTCTTCCGGATGCTCGCGGACGTACGGGTGGCCGTCTTCCGGCGCCTGGAGCGCCTGGCGCCCGCCGGGCTGCGGGCGCGCAGCAGCGGCGACCTGCTGTCGCGCCTGGTGGCCGATGTCGACGCCGTGCAGGACTACTTCCTGCGGTGGCTGCTGCCGGTCGGGGCGGCCGTGGTGGTCGGCGCGGGCTCCGTCGGGTTCACCGCCTGGCTGCTGCCCGAGGCGGGCGCCCTCCTCGCCGCCGGGCTGCTCCTGGCGGGTGTGGGGGTGCCGGCGCTGTCCGCCGTGCTCGCACGCCGTGCCGAGCGGCAGCTCTCCCCCGCCCGCGGTGTGCTCTCCGCCCACGTCCTCGACCTGCTGACCGGCACGGCCGAGCTGACGGTGTCCGGCGCGCTCGCCTCCCGTGTCGACCGGACGCGCCGCGCCGACCGCGACCTGACCCGGATCGCGTCCCGTTCGGCGGCCGCGGCCGGTGCCGGGGCCGGGCTGTCCGCGCTGCTGTGCGGGCTGACGGTGGCCGCGGCGGCCGTCGTGGGCGTCCAGGCCGTTCATGAGGGGCGGCTGACGGGCGTGTGCCTGGCGGTCGTGGTGCTCGTTCCGCTCGCCGCGTTCGAGGCCGTGGCGGGGCTGCCGCTCGCCGTGCAGTACCGGCAGCGCACGCGCCGGGCGGCCGAGCGGGTCTTCGAGGTGCTGGACGCGCCCGAGCCGGTCACCGAACCGGCCGGCCCGGTGGCCGTACCGCTGCCGGACTCCCCGTTCCCGATGGTCGTCGAGGGGCTCACGGCCCGGTACCCCGGTCAGTCGGTGCCCGCGCTGGACGGTGTCGGCTTCGTCCTCCCCGCCGGGCGGCGGCTGGTGGTCGTCGGCCCGTCCGGTTCGGGCAAGACGACGCTCGCCCAGGTGCTGCTGCGCTTCCTGGACCGGGAGGCGGGCTCGTACACGCTGAGCGGAGTGGACGCGGCGGCAGCGGACGGTGACGCCGTACGGCGGCAGGTCGGCCTGTGCGCGCAGGACGCGCACCTCTTCGACAGCTCCGTACGGGAGAACCTGCGGCTCGCGCGGCCCGGAGCGGGCGAGGGCGACCTGTGGGACGCGCTCACGCGGGCCCGCCTGGCCGACTGGGTCCGGTCGCTGCCCAACGGGCTGGACACGATGGTCGGCGAGCACGGTGCCCGGCTCTCCGGCGGCCAGCGGCAGCGTCTCGCGCTGGCCCGCGCGCTGCTCGCCGACTTCCCCGTCCTGGTGCTGGACGAGCCCGCCGAACACCTCGACCTGGCCACCGCCGACGCCCTGACCGCCGACCTGCTGGCCGCGACCGAGGGCCGTACGACCGTGCTGATCACGCACCGGCTGGAGGGCCTGGAGGCCGTCGACGAGGTGCTGGTCCTCGACGAGGGGCGGCCCGTCCAGCACGGCACGTACGCGGAGCTGGCGGTGGCCGACGGCCCGTTCCGCCGGATGCGGGAGCGGGAGCTGGCGGTGGACGCGCGCGCCGGAGTCCGAGGAATCGCGGACACGCGTCCGGCCGACACGGTGAACGGCTGA
- a CDS encoding cytochrome ubiquinol oxidase subunit I: MDLALAPETLARWQFGITTVYHFLFVPLTISLAALVAGLETAWVRTGKQQYLKATKFWGKLFLINIAMGVVTGIVQEFQFGMNWSDYSRFVGDVFGAPLAFEALIAFFFESTFIGLWIFGWDKLPKKIHCFCMWMVSIGTILSAYFILAANSWMQHPVGYKYNAANGRAELTDFWKVLTQDTTLVVVFHTLTAAFLTGAAFMVGIAAYHLMRKKHVKVMRTSLRLGLVTLVIAGALTAISGDQLGKVMFRQQPMKMAAAEALWDKEGPAPFSVFAYGDVDKGHNKVAIEIPGLLSFLAHNDFSTPVPGINDVNKAEQQKYGPGDYRPNIPVAYWGFRWMIGFGMASFAVGLAGLWLTRKKFWLAPGLRTGDEEPPHLALTKNKVLGARLSKLYWSLAFVTLGFPLIANSWGWIFTEMGRQPWAVYGVLKTSSAVSPGVSQGEVLTSMTVFTLLYAILAVIEVRLLVKYVKAGPPELTDDDLNPPTKIGGDHADADRPMAFSY, from the coding sequence GTGGACCTGGCGTTGGCGCCAGAGACCCTGGCGCGATGGCAATTCGGCATCACGACCGTCTACCACTTCCTCTTCGTCCCCCTCACGATCTCCCTCGCCGCCCTGGTGGCCGGGCTGGAGACCGCATGGGTGCGGACGGGCAAGCAGCAGTACCTCAAGGCCACCAAGTTCTGGGGCAAGCTCTTCCTGATCAATATCGCGATGGGTGTCGTCACCGGCATCGTCCAGGAGTTCCAGTTCGGGATGAACTGGTCCGACTACTCGCGGTTCGTCGGTGACGTCTTCGGCGCCCCGCTCGCGTTCGAGGCCCTCATCGCCTTCTTCTTCGAGTCCACCTTCATCGGCCTGTGGATCTTCGGCTGGGACAAGCTGCCCAAGAAGATCCACTGCTTCTGCATGTGGATGGTCTCGATCGGCACCATCCTGTCGGCGTACTTCATCCTCGCCGCCAACTCCTGGATGCAGCACCCGGTCGGCTACAAGTACAACGCCGCCAACGGCCGCGCCGAGCTGACCGACTTCTGGAAGGTGCTGACCCAGGACACCACGCTCGTCGTCGTCTTCCACACGCTGACCGCCGCCTTCCTGACCGGCGCCGCGTTCATGGTCGGCATCGCCGCGTACCACCTGATGCGCAAGAAGCACGTCAAGGTGATGCGTACGTCGCTGCGGCTCGGCCTGGTCACCCTGGTCATCGCCGGCGCGCTCACCGCGATCAGCGGCGACCAGCTCGGCAAGGTCATGTTCCGGCAGCAGCCGATGAAGATGGCCGCCGCCGAGGCGCTGTGGGACAAGGAGGGGCCCGCGCCGTTCTCCGTCTTCGCGTACGGAGACGTCGACAAGGGCCACAACAAGGTCGCCATCGAGATACCCGGGCTGCTCTCCTTCCTCGCGCACAACGACTTCTCCACGCCGGTCCCCGGCATCAACGACGTCAACAAGGCCGAACAGCAGAAGTACGGGCCCGGCGACTACCGGCCCAACATCCCGGTGGCCTACTGGGGCTTCCGCTGGATGATCGGCTTCGGCATGGCCTCGTTCGCCGTCGGCCTGGCCGGGCTCTGGCTCACCCGTAAGAAGTTCTGGCTCGCGCCGGGACTGCGGACGGGGGACGAGGAGCCACCCCACCTGGCGCTCACCAAGAACAAGGTGCTCGGCGCCCGGCTGAGCAAGCTCTACTGGTCGCTGGCGTTCGTCACCCTCGGCTTCCCGCTCATCGCCAACTCCTGGGGCTGGATCTTCACCGAGATGGGCCGCCAGCCCTGGGCGGTGTACGGCGTGCTGAAGACCTCCTCGGCGGTCTCCCCGGGCGTCTCGCAGGGCGAGGTGCTCACGTCGATGACCGTCTTCACGCTGCTGTACGCGATCCTCGCGGTCATCGAGGTCAGGCTGCTGGTCAAGTACGTCAAGGCCGGACCGCCGGAGCTGACGGACGACGACCTCAACCCGCCCACCAAGATCGGCGGCGACCACGCGGACGCCGACCGGCCGATGGCCTTCTCGTACTAG
- a CDS encoding LacI family DNA-binding transcriptional regulator produces MTAAGKHQVSRSTGRRLGRAGIRDVAAAAGVSITTVSDALNGKGRLPDATRRHVREVADRLGYRPSAAARTLRTGKSGLIGLTVTTYGDEPFTFTEFAYFAEMARAATSAALARGYALVILPATSRHDVWSNVALDGTVVIDPADGDPVVTELVRHGIPVVSDGRPGGTLPVMGWVDNDHEAAVLGLLDHLAEAGARRIGLLTGTTTDTYTRLSTTAYLRWCERVGQDPVYESYPAHDPCAGAVAADRLLARPDRPDAVYGLFDPNGTDLLAAARRYGLRVPEDLLLVCCSESTVYATTEPPITTLSLKPRRIGTAVVQLLIDAIEGLDSGRPVEQVIPTDLIVRTSSQRRSTRTTVSPPRGPSGA; encoded by the coding sequence ATGACAGCAGCAGGGAAGCACCAGGTGAGCCGGTCTACCGGTCGCCGGCTGGGGCGGGCAGGCATCCGGGACGTGGCCGCCGCAGCCGGGGTATCCATCACGACTGTCTCCGACGCGCTCAACGGCAAGGGCCGGCTTCCGGATGCCACCCGTCGCCACGTCCGCGAGGTGGCCGACCGGTTGGGTTACCGCCCTTCCGCCGCCGCCCGCACGCTCCGTACCGGCAAGTCAGGGCTCATCGGCCTGACCGTCACCACGTACGGGGATGAACCTTTCACCTTCACCGAATTCGCGTACTTCGCGGAAATGGCCAGAGCCGCCACCTCGGCGGCGCTCGCCCGCGGGTACGCCCTCGTCATCCTGCCCGCGACCTCCCGCCACGACGTCTGGTCGAACGTCGCCCTCGACGGCACCGTCGTCATCGATCCGGCCGACGGCGATCCCGTCGTCACCGAGCTCGTACGGCACGGCATCCCCGTCGTCTCCGACGGCCGGCCCGGCGGCACCCTCCCCGTGATGGGCTGGGTCGACAACGACCACGAGGCGGCCGTGCTCGGCCTCCTCGACCACCTCGCCGAGGCCGGCGCCCGCCGCATCGGCCTGCTCACCGGCACCACCACCGACACCTACACCCGGCTCTCCACCACCGCGTACCTGCGCTGGTGCGAGCGCGTCGGACAGGACCCGGTGTACGAGTCCTACCCCGCGCACGACCCGTGCGCGGGCGCGGTGGCCGCCGACCGCCTGCTGGCCCGTCCGGACCGCCCGGACGCGGTGTACGGCCTGTTCGACCCGAACGGCACCGACCTGCTGGCGGCGGCCAGACGCTACGGCCTGCGCGTCCCCGAGGATCTGCTGCTGGTCTGCTGCAGCGAGTCCACGGTCTACGCCACGACCGAACCGCCGATCACCACCCTCTCCCTCAAACCCCGCCGGATCGGCACCGCCGTCGTCCAGCTCCTCATCGACGCCATCGAAGGGCTGGACAGCGGACGACCGGTCGAGCAGGTGATACCGACGGACCTGATCGTGCGGACCTCCTCCCAGCGCAGGTCCACACGGACGACCGTCAGCCCGCCGCGGGGGCCGTCCGGGGCCTGA